One window of the Natronomonas marina genome contains the following:
- a CDS encoding SDR family oxidoreductase yields the protein MAGNDEQFLGETVVITGSSRGIGRATAIEFGSRGADVVVNYRSNEAAAAEVVEEIEAVHPEATATAVQADLSRTDGVDALFDAVDEEFGRIDVFVHNAAVTAFKPLADVSREEIDLTFDLSVHGFVLSVQRAVELMDEGGRIVSISGIDATYAMPGHGLLGAAKAALEELTKYVAAEHGEDGIRANSINVGVSRTDSSEYYATTSEDAQEFMDMLVDQTPLGEITPPESIATAVTMLCSEDSHDVSGQVLHVDSGLTARL from the coding sequence ATGGCCGGAAACGACGAGCAGTTCCTCGGCGAGACGGTCGTCATCACCGGAAGTAGCCGGGGGATCGGGCGCGCCACGGCCATCGAGTTCGGGAGCCGTGGTGCGGACGTCGTCGTCAACTACCGCTCGAACGAGGCGGCCGCCGCCGAAGTCGTCGAAGAGATCGAGGCGGTGCACCCGGAGGCGACGGCGACCGCCGTGCAGGCGGACCTCTCGCGGACCGACGGCGTCGACGCGCTGTTCGACGCCGTCGACGAGGAGTTCGGACGCATCGACGTCTTCGTCCACAACGCTGCGGTGACCGCGTTCAAGCCGCTCGCCGACGTCTCCAGAGAGGAGATCGACCTGACGTTCGACCTCAGCGTGCACGGGTTCGTTCTCTCGGTCCAGCGGGCGGTCGAACTCATGGACGAGGGTGGACGGATCGTCTCGATCTCGGGGATCGACGCCACCTACGCGATGCCGGGACACGGACTCCTCGGTGCCGCCAAGGCCGCACTCGAGGAGCTCACGAAGTACGTCGCCGCCGAGCACGGCGAGGACGGGATCCGGGCGAACTCGATAAACGTCGGGGTCTCCCGGACCGACTCCTCGGAGTACTACGCCACCACCTCGGAGGACGCCCAGGAGTTCATGGACATGCTCGTAGACCAGACGCCGCTCGGTGAGATCACGCCGCCGGAATCGATAGCGACGGCGGTCACGATGCTCTGCAGCGAGGACAGCCACGACGTCAGCGGACAGGTTCTCCACGTCGACAGCGGTCTCACGGCGCGGCTGTGA
- a CDS encoding PaaI family thioesterase, producing MTDIEAIRRRIEDDPYCELLGIELVDLEAGVATTRLEVTPALTNFYGMPHGGAIYSLADAAFAAASNSHGETAVAMEANVSYLSEVDTGTVLTATARETHVSGRTGEYEVVVSEESGGRVATFRGRAYRPG from the coding sequence GTGACCGACATCGAAGCGATACGGCGCCGAATCGAGGACGATCCGTACTGCGAGCTGCTCGGGATCGAACTCGTCGATCTCGAGGCCGGCGTCGCCACGACGCGTCTGGAGGTGACCCCGGCGTTGACGAACTTCTACGGGATGCCCCACGGGGGAGCGATCTACTCGCTGGCCGATGCGGCGTTCGCGGCGGCCTCTAACTCCCACGGGGAGACGGCGGTCGCCATGGAGGCGAACGTCTCCTATCTCTCCGAGGTCGATACCGGCACCGTGCTCACCGCGACCGCACGGGAGACGCACGTCTCGGGTCGAACCGGGGAGTACGAGGTCGTGGTCTCCGAGGAGAGCGGAGGCCGGGTGGCGACGTTTCGGGGTCGCGCCTACCGGCCCGGATAG
- a CDS encoding AtuA-related protein, whose amino-acid sequence MVLLREIAHARSGDKGNVSNVGVLARDPAYYEVIREEVTEERVADHFDELCDGAVTRYEMPNIHGFNFVLEEALGGGGMSSLQLDHLGKTYSGAILRMEIDADLPSEDVPE is encoded by the coding sequence ATGGTCCTGCTCCGGGAGATCGCCCACGCTCGCTCCGGCGACAAGGGGAACGTCTCGAACGTCGGCGTCCTCGCCCGCGACCCCGCCTACTACGAGGTGATACGGGAGGAGGTGACCGAGGAACGGGTCGCCGACCACTTCGACGAGCTGTGTGACGGTGCGGTCACTCGCTACGAGATGCCGAACATCCACGGCTTCAACTTCGTCCTCGAGGAGGCGCTCGGGGGCGGCGGGATGAGTTCGCTACAGCTCGATCACCTCGGCAAGACCTACAGCGGCGCGATCCTCCGGATGGAGATCGACGCCGACCTGCCGTCGGAAGACGTCCCCGAGTGA
- a CDS encoding acyclic terpene utilization AtuA family protein, protein MVRIGYASGYWGDDPQALERLLENPPSLDYVAMDYLAETTMAILKRQYDEDDSLGYARDFPDHVADSLERLVEDDVTLLANAGGVNPEACRDAVFEVAESVDEPVTVAAVSGDDIYDRVPDLRRQGVSFENMDTGESFETIEGDLVSANAYLGAFPLVEALEADPDLLVTGRCVDAALVMAPLVHEFGWEPDDINRLASGAVAGHILECGVQATGGVFTDWQEVDFDRMGFPIAEFEPDGEFVVTKPDDTGGMVTTETVKEQLVYEIKDPNAYQLPDVTVDFTSLSLEQVGEDRVAVTGCSGAEPPDSLKVTALYTDGYKAQLLVLYSWPEALEKARKAEEIIERRLERAGVDPGSDLEIEADFVGYDGAHPGIAPEPADPNEIVLRMAVKSDEKGPIYEFGKQAMAIGTGGPPTWAPVEAGRPKPKDVLAFWPCTVPKSDVSPTVTVDTTAPELSVEADD, encoded by the coding sequence ATGGTTCGCATAGGCTACGCGTCCGGGTACTGGGGCGACGATCCGCAGGCCTTGGAGCGGCTGCTCGAGAACCCGCCCTCGCTCGACTACGTGGCGATGGACTACCTCGCGGAGACGACGATGGCGATCCTCAAACGGCAGTACGACGAGGACGACTCGCTGGGGTACGCCCGCGACTTCCCGGACCACGTCGCCGATTCGCTGGAACGGCTCGTCGAGGACGACGTGACGCTTTTGGCGAACGCCGGCGGCGTGAACCCGGAGGCGTGCCGCGATGCGGTCTTCGAGGTCGCCGAGTCAGTCGACGAGCCGGTGACCGTCGCCGCGGTCTCCGGGGACGACATCTACGACCGGGTGCCGGACCTCCGCCGGCAGGGTGTCTCTTTCGAGAACATGGACACCGGCGAGTCCTTCGAGACCATCGAGGGCGATCTGGTCTCGGCGAACGCGTACCTCGGGGCGTTCCCGCTCGTGGAGGCCCTCGAGGCCGACCCGGACCTCCTCGTCACCGGGCGATGCGTCGACGCGGCGCTGGTGATGGCGCCGCTCGTCCACGAGTTCGGCTGGGAGCCCGACGATATCAACCGACTGGCCAGCGGAGCGGTCGCGGGACACATCCTCGAGTGTGGGGTGCAGGCGACGGGCGGGGTCTTCACCGACTGGCAGGAGGTGGACTTCGACCGGATGGGGTTCCCGATAGCCGAGTTCGAGCCCGACGGCGAGTTCGTCGTCACGAAACCCGACGATACCGGCGGGATGGTGACGACCGAGACGGTCAAAGAACAGCTCGTCTACGAGATCAAGGACCCGAACGCCTACCAGTTGCCGGACGTCACCGTCGACTTCACGTCGCTCTCGCTCGAACAGGTCGGCGAGGATCGCGTCGCGGTCACGGGCTGTTCCGGGGCTGAACCGCCGGATTCGCTGAAGGTAACCGCCCTCTACACGGACGGGTACAAGGCGCAGTTGCTGGTCCTCTACTCGTGGCCGGAGGCCCTCGAGAAGGCCCGCAAGGCCGAGGAGATAATCGAACGGCGTCTCGAACGGGCCGGGGTCGATCCCGGTTCTGACCTCGAAATCGAGGCCGACTTCGTCGGCTACGACGGCGCCCATCCCGGCATCGCACCGGAGCCGGCCGACCCCAACGAGATCGTCCTCCGGATGGCCGTGAAGTCCGACGAGAAGGGTCCGATCTACGAGTTCGGCAAGCAGGCCATGGCGATCGGCACCGGCGGACCGCCGACGTGGGCACCCGTCGAAGCCGGGCGACCGAAGCCGAAAGACGTGCTCGCCTTCTGGCCGTGTACGGTCCCGAAGAGCGACGTCTCCCCGACCGTCACGGTCGACACGACGGCCCCCGAACTCTCCGTGGAGGCGGACGACTGA
- a CDS encoding sodium:solute symporter family transporter: MIERIPLQTWGQELPIDFSSNAAIALFVVFSLVMIGIGLYASRSQDSEEDYYAAGRGAGLWVIALSAFASIQSGWGLVGTPGTYHLLGLEPLVWFTFAPFGMVLGYFLLARKMRVLGEVKNAMTAPDAVYHRFKDERARLLAATAVFLGVIGYLAAQYAALGVIGSLILPVGFFEALLISFIVVGLYTVLGGILAAIWSDAVQGAMMALAGLFTGWYLFTNYPGGLGGAMGTLSAEAPQLLQLKLLGAGGVAPIGLSLSVIIIMFTIPALPHLITRFYMTRTVGALKWGALITGGAYLVTTLIWWTGPVMRAAVIDGSIQVPNPDTAMPLALINFAPPFIAAFVLVAVIAAVMSTSNAFLNLGAASIMHDVVSEYMGKDLTDDQEVLYGRITTAAVLVGAFALAAGSGSLVFVLGAAGWGIFVSVLLPGIVFGYNWKGATTEGLLAGGSTALVLTLVLAYGGQFGLLTLPMGFLGGQVATVAGVVVFIAVSLVTSSNTYEDLDRETQIAMDTPKLGDGSSSTQPEGVPSDD; the protein is encoded by the coding sequence ATGATTGAACGGATCCCGCTGCAGACGTGGGGGCAGGAGTTGCCGATCGACTTCTCGTCGAACGCGGCCATCGCGCTGTTCGTCGTGTTCTCGCTCGTGATGATCGGGATCGGACTGTACGCCTCGCGTTCGCAGGACAGTGAGGAGGACTACTACGCCGCCGGTCGTGGCGCCGGACTGTGGGTCATCGCGCTGTCGGCGTTCGCGTCCATCCAGAGCGGGTGGGGACTGGTCGGGACCCCGGGCACGTACCACCTGCTCGGGCTGGAACCGCTCGTCTGGTTCACGTTCGCGCCCTTCGGGATGGTGCTGGGGTACTTCCTCCTGGCGCGGAAGATGCGGGTGCTGGGCGAGGTGAAAAACGCCATGACTGCCCCGGACGCCGTCTACCACCGGTTCAAGGACGAACGGGCGCGGCTGCTGGCCGCCACCGCCGTCTTCCTGGGCGTCATCGGCTACCTGGCCGCCCAGTACGCGGCGCTGGGCGTCATCGGCTCGCTGATCCTGCCGGTCGGGTTCTTCGAGGCGCTGCTGATAAGCTTCATCGTGGTCGGGCTGTACACCGTCCTCGGCGGCATCCTGGCGGCCATCTGGTCGGACGCAGTGCAGGGCGCGATGATGGCGCTGGCGGGGCTGTTCACCGGCTGGTACCTGTTCACCAACTATCCGGGCGGCCTCGGTGGGGCGATGGGAACGCTCTCCGCGGAGGCACCCCAGCTCCTGCAGCTGAAGCTGCTGGGTGCCGGCGGTGTCGCGCCCATCGGGCTCAGCCTCTCGGTGATCATCATCATGTTCACGATTCCGGCGCTGCCGCACCTCATCACGCGGTTCTACATGACCCGGACCGTCGGCGCGCTCAAGTGGGGCGCGCTGATCACCGGCGGCGCGTACCTGGTGACGACGCTGATCTGGTGGACTGGCCCGGTCATGCGGGCGGCCGTCATCGACGGCTCCATCCAGGTGCCCAACCCCGACACCGCGATGCCGCTGGCGCTCATCAACTTCGCGCCGCCGTTCATCGCGGCGTTCGTCCTCGTGGCGGTCATCGCGGCCGTGATGTCGACGAGCAACGCCTTCCTGAACCTCGGTGCGGCCTCGATCATGCACGACGTCGTCAGCGAGTACATGGGCAAGGACCTCACCGACGACCAGGAGGTCCTGTACGGACGGATCACGACGGCGGCCGTGCTCGTCGGCGCGTTCGCGCTGGCGGCCGGCTCCGGCTCGCTGGTGTTCGTCCTCGGCGCTGCTGGCTGGGGCATCTTCGTGAGCGTGCTCCTGCCCGGCATCGTCTTCGGCTACAACTGGAAGGGCGCCACGACCGAGGGGCTGCTCGCCGGCGGGAGCACCGCCCTCGTGTTGACGCTCGTGTTGGCGTACGGCGGCCAGTTCGGCCTCCTGACCCTGCCGATGGGCTTCCTGGGCGGACAGGTCGCTACCGTCGCCGGCGTCGTCGTGTTCATCGCCGTCTCGCTCGTGACCTCCTCGAACACCTACGAGGACCTCGACAGGGAGACACAGATCGCTATGGACACGCCGAAACTCGGCGACGGGTCGTCCTCGACGCAGCCGGAGGGCGTTCCGAGCGACGACTGA
- a CDS encoding acyl-CoA carboxylase subunit beta — MEVSGAFGDTTDQERDAIAAALAKHFGASVRLVEESDGSVVTTEDRIGLPRRDFEGGAATEREQAVIDEIEDILQGGPERGHEKLERIGKLFVRERIDRMFDEILFEDGTFAQYEAEENLAGDAIVTGAGMIDGRKAFFAANDYTVKAGTFADKSLEKLIRIQEQAIETEAPIIYLIDSSGGRIDVQSTFYANRYHGGKQFYNQCVMSGRVPQIAVMYGPNFAGTAYQPVFSDYLIMVRDISAMAIASPRMVEMVTGAETTIEELGGPEMHARNTGSVDLVVDDEAEANNAVHRLLDYLPQNYTERPDRRQATPPAGDPREIDTVVPNDPNEGYDVTELIDRVVDEGSYLELKPEFASEMITALARINGRTVGIVANQPAVRAGAIYPDSSEKAAGFVWQCDAYNIPLLYLCDSPGYMVGEEVERDAILQKGRKLIFATSCATVPKVAVFVRKAYGAATYAMAGPAFDTDATLAFPSAEIAVMGPKAAVNAVYANKLSDIDDPEKRKQREQELREEYREDIDIHKLASEMVVDELVPPRDLRAEVANRLEVYDGKEKYRPGRKHGAMLF, encoded by the coding sequence ATGGAAGTCTCCGGCGCGTTCGGCGACACCACCGACCAGGAACGGGATGCGATAGCGGCGGCCCTCGCAAAGCACTTCGGCGCGAGCGTCCGACTCGTCGAGGAGTCCGACGGAAGCGTCGTCACGACCGAAGACCGGATCGGCCTCCCGAGACGGGACTTCGAGGGAGGGGCAGCGACCGAGCGCGAGCAGGCCGTCATCGACGAGATAGAGGATATCCTCCAGGGCGGTCCCGAGCGGGGCCACGAGAAGCTCGAACGGATCGGCAAGCTGTTCGTCAGAGAGCGGATCGACCGGATGTTCGACGAGATCCTCTTCGAGGACGGCACGTTCGCCCAGTACGAGGCCGAGGAGAACCTCGCGGGCGATGCGATCGTGACGGGCGCGGGGATGATCGACGGCCGGAAGGCCTTCTTCGCCGCCAACGACTACACGGTCAAGGCCGGCACCTTCGCGGACAAGTCCCTCGAGAAGCTCATCCGCATCCAGGAACAGGCGATCGAGACCGAGGCCCCGATCATCTACCTCATCGACTCCAGCGGGGGCCGGATCGACGTCCAGTCGACCTTCTATGCGAACCGGTACCACGGCGGCAAGCAGTTCTACAACCAGTGTGTCATGTCCGGTCGCGTGCCACAGATCGCGGTCATGTACGGGCCGAACTTCGCGGGGACGGCCTACCAGCCGGTCTTCAGCGACTACCTCATCATGGTCCGGGACATCAGCGCGATGGCGATCGCGAGCCCGCGGATGGTCGAGATGGTGACGGGCGCCGAAACCACGATCGAAGAGCTCGGTGGTCCCGAGATGCACGCCCGCAACACGGGGAGCGTCGACCTCGTCGTCGACGACGAAGCGGAGGCCAACAACGCCGTCCACCGGCTGCTCGATTACCTGCCCCAGAACTACACGGAGCGACCCGACCGAAGGCAGGCGACCCCGCCCGCGGGCGACCCCCGGGAGATAGACACCGTCGTTCCGAACGATCCGAACGAGGGGTACGACGTCACGGAGTTGATCGACCGGGTCGTCGACGAGGGCTCGTATCTCGAGCTCAAACCCGAGTTCGCCTCCGAGATGATAACGGCGCTGGCACGGATCAACGGGCGGACGGTCGGCATCGTCGCCAACCAGCCCGCCGTCAGGGCGGGAGCGATATACCCCGACTCCAGCGAGAAAGCCGCGGGATTCGTCTGGCAGTGTGACGCCTACAACATCCCGCTGCTGTACCTCTGTGATTCGCCCGGCTACATGGTCGGCGAGGAGGTCGAACGCGACGCGATCCTGCAGAAGGGGCGGAAGCTCATCTTTGCGACCTCGTGTGCGACCGTCCCCAAGGTGGCTGTATTCGTCCGGAAAGCCTACGGAGCGGCGACCTACGCGATGGCCGGCCCCGCCTTCGATACCGACGCGACGCTGGCGTTCCCGAGCGCCGAAATCGCCGTGATGGGTCCGAAGGCGGCGGTCAACGCCGTGTACGCGAACAAACTCTCCGACATCGACGACCCCGAAAAGCGAAAACAGCGCGAACAGGAACT
- a CDS encoding acetyl-CoA carboxylase biotin carboxylase subunit — MFDKVLVANRGEIAVRVMAACEELGVDTVAVYSDADEEGGHVRYADEAYNIGPARAAESYLDHEAVIEAAEEADADAIHPGYGFLAENAEFAGKVEDVEGVTWIGPSAESMELLGEKTKARTVMDEAGVPIVPGTTDPVETAEAVDEFGEEHGYPVAIKAEGGGGGRGMKVVRSDDDVEAELESAKREGEAYFDNDSVYLERYLETPRHVEVQILADEHGNVRHLGERDCSLQRRHQKVIEEGPSPALTDELREEISEAARRGIGETGYTNAGTVEFLVEDDPERGPDELLGTDADFYFLEVNTRIQVEHTVSEELTGIDIVKWQIRVAAGEELDFSQDDVELDGHAIEYRINAESAGEDFEPTTGTVTRYDPPGRIGVRLDDAIRQGDDIGSDYDSLIGKLIVHAGDREECLARSDRALAEFDLAGVQTTIPFHRLMLDDDTFVDGLHTTKYLDGIDRERLAEGTERFGGDDEEASPDSERTLTVTVGGKQFDVRLEGEPVAGGRAASERVTANPSTDGSAGATAGTTESADTGADTTDPVDVDDGDGVVAAEMDGTLIGVRVDVGDAVEAGDTVCSLESMKMENEVTATRTGVVAERFVEKGDSVTAGDPLFRLDTE, encoded by the coding sequence ATGTTCGACAAGGTGTTAGTCGCCAACAGGGGCGAAATCGCCGTCCGGGTCATGGCCGCGTGCGAGGAACTCGGCGTCGACACCGTCGCCGTCTACAGCGACGCCGACGAGGAGGGCGGCCACGTCAGGTACGCCGACGAGGCCTACAACATCGGGCCGGCGCGTGCAGCCGAGTCGTATCTCGACCACGAGGCGGTCATCGAGGCCGCCGAGGAGGCCGACGCCGACGCCATCCACCCCGGCTACGGCTTCCTCGCGGAGAACGCCGAGTTCGCCGGCAAAGTCGAGGACGTCGAGGGGGTGACGTGGATCGGTCCCTCCGCCGAGTCGATGGAACTGCTCGGCGAGAAGACGAAGGCCAGAACGGTCATGGACGAGGCGGGCGTCCCCATCGTTCCGGGGACGACCGACCCCGTCGAGACCGCCGAGGCGGTCGACGAGTTCGGCGAGGAACACGGCTACCCCGTCGCCATCAAGGCCGAGGGCGGCGGCGGCGGCCGCGGCATGAAGGTCGTCCGGAGCGACGACGACGTCGAGGCCGAACTCGAGAGCGCCAAACGCGAGGGCGAGGCCTACTTCGACAACGACTCGGTGTACCTCGAGCGCTACCTCGAGACCCCCCGCCACGTCGAGGTCCAGATCCTGGCCGACGAACACGGCAACGTCCGGCACCTCGGCGAGCGGGACTGCTCGCTGCAGCGCCGCCACCAGAAGGTCATCGAGGAGGGACCGTCACCCGCCCTGACCGACGAACTCCGCGAGGAGATCAGCGAGGCCGCAAGACGGGGAATCGGCGAAACGGGGTACACCAACGCCGGCACGGTCGAGTTCCTCGTCGAGGACGACCCCGAACGAGGGCCGGACGAGTTGCTCGGCACCGACGCTGACTTCTACTTCCTGGAGGTCAACACCCGTATCCAGGTCGAACACACCGTCAGCGAGGAGTTGACCGGCATCGACATCGTCAAGTGGCAGATCCGGGTCGCCGCGGGCGAGGAACTGGACTTCTCGCAGGACGACGTCGAACTCGACGGCCACGCAATCGAGTACCGCATCAACGCCGAGAGCGCAGGGGAGGACTTCGAGCCGACCACGGGGACGGTTACCAGGTACGACCCACCCGGTCGGATCGGGGTCCGTCTCGACGACGCGATCCGGCAGGGGGACGACATCGGGAGCGACTACGACTCCCTGATCGGGAAGCTGATCGTCCACGCCGGCGACCGCGAGGAGTGTCTGGCCCGCTCGGACCGCGCGCTCGCGGAGTTCGACCTCGCCGGCGTCCAGACGACGATCCCGTTTCACCGGCTGATGCTCGACGACGACACCTTCGTCGACGGGTTGCACACGACGAAGTACCTCGACGGGATCGACCGGGAACGGCTCGCGGAGGGCACCGAACGGTTCGGCGGAGACGACGAGGAGGCTTCCCCCGACTCCGAGCGGACCCTGACCGTCACCGTCGGCGGAAAGCAGTTCGACGTCCGCCTCGAGGGAGAGCCAGTCGCCGGGGGTCGAGCGGCGAGCGAACGGGTGACGGCGAACCCCTCGACGGACGGCTCGGCGGGAGCCACCGCCGGGACGACCGAAAGCGCCGACACGGGCGCCGACACCACCGATCCCGTCGACGTCGACGACGGCGACGGCGTCGTCGCGGCGGAGATGGACGGGACGCTGATCGGCGTGCGAGTCGACGTGGGGGACGCCGTCGAGGCGGGCGACACCGTCTGTTCCCTGGAGTCGATGAAGATGGAAAACGAGGTGACGGCAACCCGGACGGGCGTCGTCGCCGAACGGTTCGTCGAGAAGGGCGACAGCGTCACCGCCGGCGATCCGCTGTTCCGTCTCGACACCGAGTGA
- a CDS encoding enoyl-CoA hydratase/isomerase family protein, whose protein sequence is MAYDAIQYDVSENVAEVTFDQPDKRNALSQALIADTIDALDRAADDDEVRVVLLTGEDPAFCSGGDLEEFQEMREQSPVELLEEASTDLLKRLAEYRKPIVAGVNGDAVGGGTGIVAGCHLSYADPDASFGTVEIRIGMFPFAILPLLRDRLGDGRALELALTGELISAERAAEIGLVTEVAENPTDRAREVARQVASFSPLTLRVGMRSFRETEDMNTTKAIDAMSAYRAPIYKSRDLEEGATAFLEDREPEWEGY, encoded by the coding sequence ATGGCATACGACGCGATCCAGTACGACGTCAGCGAGAACGTCGCGGAGGTAACCTTCGATCAGCCGGACAAACGGAACGCGCTGAGCCAGGCGCTGATCGCCGACACGATCGACGCGCTCGACCGCGCCGCGGACGACGACGAGGTCCGGGTGGTGCTGTTGACCGGGGAGGACCCCGCCTTCTGCTCGGGCGGCGACCTCGAGGAGTTCCAGGAGATGCGGGAGCAGTCGCCGGTCGAACTCCTCGAAGAGGCCTCGACGGACCTCCTCAAGCGACTCGCCGAGTACAGGAAGCCGATCGTGGCGGGCGTCAACGGGGACGCCGTCGGCGGCGGGACGGGCATCGTCGCCGGCTGCCACCTCTCGTACGCCGACCCGGATGCAAGCTTCGGGACCGTCGAGATCCGCATCGGGATGTTCCCGTTCGCCATCCTCCCGCTGTTGCGCGATCGGCTCGGCGACGGGCGGGCGCTCGAGCTGGCGCTGACGGGGGAGCTCATCTCCGCAGAACGGGCCGCCGAGATCGGGCTGGTGACCGAGGTCGCGGAGAACCCCACCGACCGGGCGCGGGAGGTCGCCCGACAGGTCGCGTCTTTCAGCCCGCTCACCCTCCGGGTCGGGATGCGGTCGTTCCGCGAGACGGAGGACATGAACACGACGAAGGCGATCGACGCGATGAGCGCCTACCGCGCCCCGATCTACAAGAGCCGGGATCTCGAGGAGGGCGCCACGGCGTTCCTCGAGGACCGGGAGCCGGAGTGGGAGGGCTACTGA
- a CDS encoding phosphotransferase family protein — protein sequence MTEPVTTDALEEYLVGRFGTETVAVRDLVKHPEGWSRNTYSFTATWDDEGETTNRFVLRSEAEGGVLDTDLEKEYRVMDAAQETDAPVPRTHWYEADPDVIGAPFFVVDHVSGEAPNTWRGSDRAMLEDAWETRNGLPEGFVDAAAEVHSMSPEDVPFMENPGVDGVVERELDRWVGKYESHDLRSEPIVDEAIRWFRENPPEIDELTVVHGDFRIGNMLIDDGEITALLDWEMARLGDPMYDLGYSSMPYLAGKLIDEPTELVCAVADREWYYDRYEELTGRTVDRYAVEYWQAFAIFVMITILLTGVDRYDRGESDDVRQVWLQYPIPGLLEDLLEILRNHVETA from the coding sequence ATGACCGAGCCCGTGACGACGGACGCCCTCGAGGAGTATCTGGTCGGACGGTTCGGAACCGAGACGGTGGCCGTACGCGACCTGGTCAAACACCCCGAGGGGTGGTCCCGGAACACCTACTCCTTTACCGCGACGTGGGACGACGAGGGGGAGACCACGAACCGGTTCGTCCTGCGGTCGGAGGCCGAGGGCGGCGTGCTCGACACCGACCTCGAGAAGGAGTACCGGGTCATGGACGCGGCCCAGGAGACGGACGCTCCCGTTCCGCGGACGCACTGGTACGAGGCCGACCCGGACGTCATCGGGGCGCCGTTCTTCGTCGTCGATCACGTCTCCGGGGAGGCGCCGAATACGTGGCGCGGCTCCGACCGGGCGATGCTCGAGGACGCCTGGGAGACACGCAACGGGCTCCCCGAGGGGTTCGTCGACGCCGCCGCGGAGGTCCACTCGATGTCACCGGAGGACGTCCCGTTCATGGAGAACCCTGGCGTCGACGGCGTCGTCGAGCGGGAACTCGACCGCTGGGTCGGCAAGTACGAAAGCCACGACCTCCGTTCGGAGCCGATCGTCGACGAGGCGATCCGGTGGTTCCGGGAGAATCCTCCCGAAATCGACGAACTCACCGTCGTTCACGGCGACTTCCGCATCGGCAACATGCTCATCGACGACGGGGAGATAACGGCGCTTCTGGACTGGGAGATGGCCCGACTCGGGGACCCGATGTACGACCTCGGCTACTCGAGTATGCCGTATCTGGCGGGGAAGCTGATCGACGAACCGACGGAACTGGTCTGTGCCGTCGCCGACCGGGAGTGGTACTACGACCGGTACGAGGAGCTGACCGGGCGGACGGTCGACCGCTACGCCGTCGAGTACTGGCAGGCGTTCGCCATCTTCGTGATGATCACCATCCTGCTCACCGGGGTCGACCGGTACGACCGCGGCGAGAGCGACGACGTCCGGCAGGTGTGGCTCCAGTACCCGATCCCCGGACTCCTCGAGGACCTCCTCGAAATACTTCGGAACCACGTCGAGACCGCCTGA